In Listeria cossartiae subsp. cossartiae, one genomic interval encodes:
- a CDS encoding TM2 domain-containing protein: protein MSKKVVGFGDVYELGFQPLNDKERWKMEESFKRQIGMEVSSDGKFVVISDTGNRYAKLKPIENNGLTYEEQEYVKETLHTADLKSKSTAVLLSLFFGGLGIGHFYTGNWIYGLIILIGSVSLFFLLGFLWIPILLVLTFIDCFVVASEVTSANEKIKRQLISQIKLQKLTNRA, encoded by the coding sequence GTGAGTAAGAAAGTTGTTGGTTTTGGGGATGTATATGAGTTGGGATTTCAGCCTTTGAATGATAAGGAACGATGGAAAATGGAGGAGAGTTTTAAACGGCAGATTGGTATGGAAGTAAGTTCTGATGGAAAATTTGTGGTTATTTCTGACACTGGAAATAGGTATGCGAAGTTAAAACCAATAGAAAACAATGGGCTTACTTATGAAGAGCAAGAATATGTGAAAGAAACGCTTCATACAGCAGATTTGAAAAGTAAATCTACGGCTGTTTTGTTGTCGCTGTTTTTTGGTGGACTTGGAATTGGGCATTTTTATACAGGAAATTGGATTTATGGACTTATTATTTTAATCGGAAGTGTGAGTTTATTCTTTTTATTAGGTTTTTTATGGATACCGATTCTCTTAGTTTTAACTTTTATCGACTGTTTTGTCGTTGCTTCGGAAGTTACTTCGGCAAATGAAAAAATCAAACGACAACTTATTAGCCAGATTAAATTGCAGAAATTAACCAATAGAGCATGA
- a CDS encoding nuclear targeted protein LntA → MKKLVDWFKGLSKTWKIVVIIGAVLVVILAVTTSDDEGEQASEKANSSKTSKQVSKPKPQLSAEDLALIKFDLVEFEGRELSAENILKDTIKGEIWSDLDFANDNINQMMGTMKGYQQEILNIDALKRSSEASTDTQTFKQVFTEWSDFKIQRIQVTLDLLNGKKDSEAAFKKRYPNQIIFKKMRTDKLQTALNNLKVGYQLLDSQK, encoded by the coding sequence GTGAAAAAATTAGTGGATTGGTTCAAAGGATTATCAAAAACATGGAAAATTGTAGTGATTATCGGCGCGGTGCTTGTCGTCATATTAGCGGTAACTACTAGTGACGATGAGGGCGAGCAAGCAAGCGAGAAAGCAAATAGCTCGAAGACATCAAAACAGGTGAGCAAGCCGAAACCACAACTTTCGGCCGAAGATTTAGCGTTGATTAAATTTGATTTAGTAGAATTTGAAGGTCGGGAACTTTCCGCGGAAAACATTTTAAAAGATACGATTAAGGGAGAAATTTGGTCGGATTTGGACTTTGCGAATGATAATATTAATCAAATGATGGGCACGATGAAAGGATATCAGCAAGAAATTTTAAATATAGATGCGCTTAAAAGAAGTTCGGAAGCCTCGACAGATACACAGACATTTAAGCAGGTTTTTACAGAGTGGAGCGATTTCAAAATACAACGAATACAAGTGACGTTAGATTTGCTAAATGGGAAAAAAGATAGTGAAGCTGCATTTAAAAAAAGATATCCTAATCAAATCATCTTTAAAAAGATGCGCACGGATAAATTACAAACAGCCTTGAATAACTTGAAAGTAGGCTACCAATTATTGGATAGTCAAAAATAA
- a CDS encoding condensation domain-containing protein, producing the protein MVKITKYRAEPSDVKHYISGEKMKNDHHLHTVLTFDNHLNIAVLKEAVMQSTEKLPLLLCHFKETKKGAFWQESVFSAEDLVFLVETAEPEIEVDQALVRKLSTENGPQICLTIVRTETADQLVIIMNHMLADGAGFKEYLYLLSGIYSELLENPDYQADWSLGSRSLNQVFEQFSRTEIKSIFSEKRKQNAVHNPPFPLKGDPKNPKVIWTKLPKTDFSSIIQYAKAHEATVNDVFFAAMVRTIQQTTQQNEMSIDCPVDLRKYLPNKASRGITNLTANITCQINATDDLTSFESTLQAVKKSLNPQKNSLAPLRIYYLLEFIFKKKSYSVAKKASEKMYSIPKTSFTNIGIIDDEKLVFEGSTLTDCFICGSLKYAPFFQVAATTFRGELTLSTNLHGTAQDHAWQKAFLEKMIAHFPSK; encoded by the coding sequence ATGGTAAAAATAACAAAATATCGCGCTGAACCTTCCGATGTGAAGCATTATATTTCTGGAGAAAAAATGAAAAATGATCATCATTTGCATACTGTGCTGACATTTGATAATCACTTAAATATAGCAGTTTTAAAAGAAGCGGTCATGCAGTCTACTGAGAAATTGCCGCTGCTTCTTTGCCATTTTAAAGAAACGAAAAAAGGTGCTTTTTGGCAAGAAAGTGTTTTTTCTGCGGAGGATTTAGTTTTTCTTGTGGAAACAGCCGAACCAGAAATCGAAGTGGACCAAGCGCTCGTTAGGAAATTGTCTACGGAAAATGGTCCGCAAATTTGTTTGACTATTGTTCGGACGGAAACCGCAGACCAGCTGGTTATTATTATGAATCATATGTTAGCGGATGGCGCTGGTTTCAAGGAATATCTTTATTTGCTGAGTGGAATTTATTCAGAACTGTTGGAAAATCCGGATTATCAGGCGGATTGGAGCTTGGGTTCGCGGAGTTTGAATCAAGTTTTCGAGCAATTTTCGCGCACAGAAATAAAGTCGATTTTCAGTGAAAAAAGGAAGCAAAACGCCGTCCATAATCCACCTTTCCCACTAAAAGGTGACCCGAAAAACCCGAAAGTCATTTGGACGAAGCTGCCAAAAACAGATTTTTCATCTATCATCCAATATGCAAAAGCGCACGAAGCGACCGTAAATGATGTTTTTTTCGCTGCTATGGTGCGCACTATTCAGCAAACAACGCAGCAAAATGAGATGTCGATTGATTGTCCAGTGGACCTCCGCAAATATTTACCAAATAAAGCAAGCCGCGGCATCACCAACCTAACCGCCAATATTACTTGCCAAATTAACGCGACGGACGACCTAACCTCATTTGAAAGTACACTTCAAGCTGTCAAAAAATCGCTTAACCCGCAAAAAAACAGCCTAGCTCCCTTACGAATTTATTACTTATTAGAATTTATTTTTAAGAAAAAAAGCTATTCTGTTGCCAAAAAAGCTTCTGAAAAAATGTATTCTATTCCGAAAACTAGTTTCACAAATATCGGAATTATTGACGACGAAAAACTCGTTTTTGAAGGAAGTACTTTAACAGATTGCTTCATTTGCGGTTCTTTAAAATATGCTCCGTTTTTCCAAGTCGCGGCTACGACTTTCCGGGGTGAGCTGACACTTAGTACTAATCTGCATGGCACTGCGCAAGATCACGCTTGGCAGAAAGCGTTTTTGGAGAAGATGATTGCTCATTTCCCTTCTAAATAA
- a CDS encoding DUF2004 domain-containing protein, giving the protein MTNETLTTKLLGTLPYTQEKGTMTDALIPLDGKETTINFIIWEGLTSEKDFQDIVALTDQIPELYLKAKKTILEQFAENDTITIYFDFHSDELPAEVLAVTGMDTIENVTNEILVDKLVLAGVSFSPGSNSEIELTFDFKLLPEDSDELLVVRFDKNGAITDLSHES; this is encoded by the coding sequence ATGACAAACGAAACATTAACTACTAAGTTGCTAGGAACGCTTCCATACACACAAGAAAAAGGAACAATGACAGATGCTCTAATCCCTCTGGATGGTAAAGAAACGACAATCAACTTTATTATTTGGGAAGGACTTACATCAGAAAAAGATTTTCAAGATATCGTCGCTTTGACTGATCAAATTCCAGAACTTTATCTAAAAGCGAAAAAAACTATTTTAGAGCAATTTGCAGAGAATGATACGATTACTATTTATTTTGATTTTCATTCAGACGAATTGCCAGCTGAGGTTTTAGCGGTAACAGGAATGGATACTATTGAAAATGTAACGAACGAAATTTTAGTAGATAAATTAGTGCTGGCGGGAGTTTCATTTTCACCTGGTTCCAACAGTGAAATCGAGCTAACTTTCGACTTTAAACTATTACCAGAAGACAGTGACGAACTTTTAGTTGTTCGTTTTGATAAAAATGGTGCAATTACTGATTTATCCCACGAAAGTTAA